Proteins from a genomic interval of Crassostrea angulata isolate pt1a10 chromosome 7, ASM2561291v2, whole genome shotgun sequence:
- the LOC128156269 gene encoding protocadherin beta-11-like isoform X2 — protein MMGQGIRQLFLLLALDIYTQMSVGQEISLKYDLLEQQSRETFVGNVAVDSLLKANVTQEELERMKFQILTQGSKDASYFIIDEKSSTIKTASVLDREVLCEFEVKCVLEFSVAVYKQDQQHSSLDLFKIFAIKVNILDANDNAPTFPQSQVALDVQESVPVDFVLLTSGAVDPDMGINNSIKSYTLKPSNEMFGLKEIKNIDGTTDLGLVVRYKLDRETLDFYQVEIVAKDGGFPQRSGTVMVNITVIDDNDNKPLFSQAKYDASIPENHPVGKNVLTLSAQDLDINENGEFTFAFNSRVPQKIKDKFAVNKTSGEIYTISEIDYEEEDNYQFLVEVQDKGREPKSSTSVVNINILDVNDNAPQISVNLLPDGTDILESAEVGRYVANFAVSDLDSGPNGEIQCQVLGEFFKIEEIFNNMYKVIIKSPLDYESRHVHNVTIQCQDQGIPQHQNTSSFLINVLDVNDNNPVFLQSIYRATIKENNPPNEVITTVKAVDKDSGLAGKVTYFMHTDGSDSFHVDSTSGVITVKKSLDREMSPVILFHVNASDAGNPQLKSSTLIRLTLEDENDNTPMFKKSHFEFYVLEEQKNLPIVGRLFAEDPDAGPNGQFSFDFASPRYPEFILDYDTGLLKAGMLDRELKTVYNFNVTVTDKGNPTRSSMALVTVHVLDANDNMPRIIYPDNHNNTIKLMYTTPKDSVIARVEADDIDEGNNSVLSFYIHKVEPTKPDLFKMNAETGELMIAKTMHLYDSDSYRLVLGVKNGVFTMFANLNVIITVSNNTVLGAQSPGSGENNIVIVIAIVVVTVILSVAIIAAICIVKYVDRHRQHRKESKAEVRVDLKNPETLVMAGTPQFTDIKRNKKEVSFSLSDEDSMNISSLTNITSFSSYLKNPHSAYSMDGKPLEQGPQACSSILTNSSHHSDFSKDHLTEKNLNTLYHQKTPSPTWLQQLQEKNRRDQALRKAGDDDSEMSAESATSDSGRGGSEEDINSNRGNPMSDTEFYQQCLV, from the exons ATGATGGGGCAAGGCATCCGACAACTCTTTCTCCTCCTTGCTTTGGACATTTACACACAGATGAGTGTGGGCCAAGAAATCTCTCTCAAATACGATTTACTGGAACAGCAGTCTCGTGAAACGTTTGTGGGCAATGTTGCCGTTGACAGTTTACTAAAGGCCAATGTTACTCAGGAGGAACTAGAACGcatgaaatttcaaattctgACGCAGGGAAGTAAGGATGcttcatatttcataattgatgaaaaatcgAGCACAATCAAAACCGCGAGTGTTCTCGACCGAGAGGTCCTGTGTGAGTTTGAAGTTAAATGTGTTCTCGAGTTCAGTGTAGCTGTGTACAAGCAGGACCAACAGCACAGCAGTCTAGATCTCTTCAAAATCTTTGCAATCAAAGTTAATATTCTGGATGCCAATGACAATGCTCCCACATTTCCGCAATCTCAGGTGGCGCTGGATGTTCAGGAGTCAGTGCCGGTGGATTTCGTTCTGCTGACCAGCGGAGCGGTGGACCCAGACATGGGCATCAACAACTCCATAAAATCCTACACGCTCAAACCCAGCAATGAAATGTTTGGActtaaagaaatcaaaaacaTTGACGGCACCACAGACCTGGGACTTGTCGTGCGGTACAAGTTGGACAGGGAAACTTTAGATTTTTACCAAGTGGAGATTGTTGCCAAGGATGGGGGATTTCCGCAGCGCTCAGGGACGGTTATGGTGAATATTACTGTGATTGATGATAATGACAATAAACCATTGTTTTCTCAGGCCAAATATGATGCTTCTATCCCAGAAAACCACCCTGTTgggaaaaatgttttaactttGTCCGCCCAAGATTTGGATATTAATGAAAATGGTGAATTTACATTTGCATTCAATTCAAGAGTGCCACAAAAAATTAAAGACAAATTTGCTGTAAATAAAACTTCCGGAGAGATTTATACAATATCAGAAATTGACTATGAGGAAGAGGATAATTATCAGTTTTTAGTTGAAGTTCAGGACAAGGGAAGAGAACCAAAATCCTCTACCTCCGTCGTGAACATCAATATCTTGGACGTCAATGACAACGCCCCACAAATCAGTGTAAATCTGCTTCCTGATGGAACAGACATCTTGGAATCAGCAGAAGTTGGAAGATACGTAGCTAACTTTGCCGTGTCCGACCTAGACAGCGGCCCAAACGGAGAAATTCAGTGTCAAGTATTGGGAGAATTCTTcaaaattgaagaaatttttaacaacatgtataaagttatcatcaaaagtCCCCTGGATTATGAATCTAGGCATGTTCACAATGTGACTATACAGTGCCAGGATCAGGGAATTCCCCAGCACCAGAACACGTCCAGCTTCCTCATCAACGTCCTGGATGTGAATGACAACAATCCAGTGTTTCTACAGTCCATATACCGGGCCACCATCAAAGAGAACAACCCTCCAAACGAAGTCATCACAACTGTGAAAGCAGTTGACAAAGATTCGGGTCTTGCCGGAAAAGTTACATACTTCATGCACACTGACGGAAGCGATAGTTTCCATGTTGATTCAACATCAGGGGTTATAACTGTAAAAAAGTCACTGGACCGTGAAATGTCACCTGTCATTCTGTTTCATGTGAATGCATCTGATGCTGGCAACCCCCAGCTAAAATCTTCCACCCTCATCAGACTCACCCTGGAAGATGAAAATGACAACACTCCAATGTTCAAGAAGTCTCACTTTGAATTTTACGTCTTAGAGGAACAAAAGAACCTGCCCATTGTTGGACGTCTGTTTGCAGAAGACCCAGACGCAGGTCCAAATGGACAGTTCTCTTTTGACTTTGCCTCTCCTAGATACCCTGAATTTATTTTAGACTATGATACCGGCTTGCTGAAGGCAGGAATGCTGGATAGGGAGCTAAAGACAGTGTATAACTTCAATGTGACCGTGACAGACAAGGGGAACCCCACTCGCTCTAGCATGGCTCTCGTGACTGTCCATGTATTGGATGCCAATGACAATATGCCGCGAATTATTTACCCTGATAACCATAACAACACAATCAAACTGATGTACACCACCCCCAAGGATTCGGTGATTGCCAGAGTGGAGGCTGATGACATCGACGAAGGCAACAATTCCGTTCTTTCCTTTTACATCCATAAAGTCGAACCCACAAAGCCTGACCTCTTCAAAATGAATGCAGAGACTGGAGAGTTGATGATCGCAAAGACCATGCATCTGTATGACTCGGACTCATACAGGCTAGTGCTGGGAGTGAAGAATGGTGTTTTCACCATGTTTGCTAACCTGAATGTGATCATCACGGTCAGCAACAACACGGTCCTAGGAGCCCAGTCCCCAGGGTCAGGAGAAAATAACATCGTGATCGTCATAGCTATTGTGGTGGTTACAGTCATTCTCTCCGTGGCCATCATTGCAGCCATTTGCATCGTGAAGTACGTGGACCGGCACCGCCAGCATCGGAAGGAATCCAAGGCAGAGGTGCGCGTGGATCTGAAGAACccggagaccctggtgatggccGGGACGCCCCAGTTCACAGACATCAAGAGGAACAAGAAGGAGGTGAGCTTCTCCCTGAGTGACGAGGACTCCATGAACATCTCCTCACTGACCAACATCACCTCATTCTCCTCCTACCTCAAGAACCCCCACTCTGCCTACTCCATGGACGGGAAACCTCTAGAg cagGGTCCCCAGGCTTGCAGTTCCATTCTGACCAATAGTAGCCATCACTCGGATTTTTCCAAGGACCATCTGACTGAGAAGAATCTGAACACCTTGTATCACCAGAAGACCCCCTCACCAACATGGCTGCAACAACTGCAGGAAAAG AACCGAAGAGACCAAGCATTGAGAAAGGCAGGTGATGACGACAGTGAAATGTCTGCGGAATCTGCTACCAGCGACAGTGGAAGAGGAGGGAGTGAGGAGGATATAAATAGCAACAGGGGAAATCCCATGAGTGATACAG AATTCTATCAACAGTGTCTGGTGTGA
- the LOC128156269 gene encoding protocadherin beta-11-like isoform X1 — protein MMGQGIRQLFLLLALDIYTQMSVGQEISLKYDLLEQQSRETFVGNVAVDSLLKANVTQEELERMKFQILTQGSKDASYFIIDEKSSTIKTASVLDREVLCEFEVKCVLEFSVAVYKQDQQHSSLDLFKIFAIKVNILDANDNAPTFPQSQVALDVQESVPVDFVLLTSGAVDPDMGINNSIKSYTLKPSNEMFGLKEIKNIDGTTDLGLVVRYKLDRETLDFYQVEIVAKDGGFPQRSGTVMVNITVIDDNDNKPLFSQAKYDASIPENHPVGKNVLTLSAQDLDINENGEFTFAFNSRVPQKIKDKFAVNKTSGEIYTISEIDYEEEDNYQFLVEVQDKGREPKSSTSVVNINILDVNDNAPQISVNLLPDGTDILESAEVGRYVANFAVSDLDSGPNGEIQCQVLGEFFKIEEIFNNMYKVIIKSPLDYESRHVHNVTIQCQDQGIPQHQNTSSFLINVLDVNDNNPVFLQSIYRATIKENNPPNEVITTVKAVDKDSGLAGKVTYFMHTDGSDSFHVDSTSGVITVKKSLDREMSPVILFHVNASDAGNPQLKSSTLIRLTLEDENDNTPMFKKSHFEFYVLEEQKNLPIVGRLFAEDPDAGPNGQFSFDFASPRYPEFILDYDTGLLKAGMLDRELKTVYNFNVTVTDKGNPTRSSMALVTVHVLDANDNMPRIIYPDNHNNTIKLMYTTPKDSVIARVEADDIDEGNNSVLSFYIHKVEPTKPDLFKMNAETGELMIAKTMHLYDSDSYRLVLGVKNGVFTMFANLNVIITVSNNTVLGAQSPGSGENNIVIVIAIVVVTVILSVAIIAAICIVKYVDRHRQHRKESKAEVRVDLKNPETLVMAGTPQFTDIKRNKKEVSFSLSDEDSMNISSLTNITSFSSYLKNPHSAYSMDGKPLEGPQACSSILTNSSHHSDFSKDHLTEKNLNTLYHQKTPSPTWLQQLQEKNRRDQALRKAGDDDSEMSAESATSDSGRGGSEEDINSNRGNPMSDTEETRQAYSNEFSPGDQSHNSSNKHTNVLHSNYRKRISTNENYPRNISFSDDSVTANTTVDSAKNRHGRSSQDNHNQTSLSRILCMSADRGLSFVNGRTHLDTLDEATHSTFGLRYSLQDIDDTVSESVITRDDDGNSTTTSGSYTINPDELVHEIDNLFFKSDVVV, from the exons ATGATGGGGCAAGGCATCCGACAACTCTTTCTCCTCCTTGCTTTGGACATTTACACACAGATGAGTGTGGGCCAAGAAATCTCTCTCAAATACGATTTACTGGAACAGCAGTCTCGTGAAACGTTTGTGGGCAATGTTGCCGTTGACAGTTTACTAAAGGCCAATGTTACTCAGGAGGAACTAGAACGcatgaaatttcaaattctgACGCAGGGAAGTAAGGATGcttcatatttcataattgatgaaaaatcgAGCACAATCAAAACCGCGAGTGTTCTCGACCGAGAGGTCCTGTGTGAGTTTGAAGTTAAATGTGTTCTCGAGTTCAGTGTAGCTGTGTACAAGCAGGACCAACAGCACAGCAGTCTAGATCTCTTCAAAATCTTTGCAATCAAAGTTAATATTCTGGATGCCAATGACAATGCTCCCACATTTCCGCAATCTCAGGTGGCGCTGGATGTTCAGGAGTCAGTGCCGGTGGATTTCGTTCTGCTGACCAGCGGAGCGGTGGACCCAGACATGGGCATCAACAACTCCATAAAATCCTACACGCTCAAACCCAGCAATGAAATGTTTGGActtaaagaaatcaaaaacaTTGACGGCACCACAGACCTGGGACTTGTCGTGCGGTACAAGTTGGACAGGGAAACTTTAGATTTTTACCAAGTGGAGATTGTTGCCAAGGATGGGGGATTTCCGCAGCGCTCAGGGACGGTTATGGTGAATATTACTGTGATTGATGATAATGACAATAAACCATTGTTTTCTCAGGCCAAATATGATGCTTCTATCCCAGAAAACCACCCTGTTgggaaaaatgttttaactttGTCCGCCCAAGATTTGGATATTAATGAAAATGGTGAATTTACATTTGCATTCAATTCAAGAGTGCCACAAAAAATTAAAGACAAATTTGCTGTAAATAAAACTTCCGGAGAGATTTATACAATATCAGAAATTGACTATGAGGAAGAGGATAATTATCAGTTTTTAGTTGAAGTTCAGGACAAGGGAAGAGAACCAAAATCCTCTACCTCCGTCGTGAACATCAATATCTTGGACGTCAATGACAACGCCCCACAAATCAGTGTAAATCTGCTTCCTGATGGAACAGACATCTTGGAATCAGCAGAAGTTGGAAGATACGTAGCTAACTTTGCCGTGTCCGACCTAGACAGCGGCCCAAACGGAGAAATTCAGTGTCAAGTATTGGGAGAATTCTTcaaaattgaagaaatttttaacaacatgtataaagttatcatcaaaagtCCCCTGGATTATGAATCTAGGCATGTTCACAATGTGACTATACAGTGCCAGGATCAGGGAATTCCCCAGCACCAGAACACGTCCAGCTTCCTCATCAACGTCCTGGATGTGAATGACAACAATCCAGTGTTTCTACAGTCCATATACCGGGCCACCATCAAAGAGAACAACCCTCCAAACGAAGTCATCACAACTGTGAAAGCAGTTGACAAAGATTCGGGTCTTGCCGGAAAAGTTACATACTTCATGCACACTGACGGAAGCGATAGTTTCCATGTTGATTCAACATCAGGGGTTATAACTGTAAAAAAGTCACTGGACCGTGAAATGTCACCTGTCATTCTGTTTCATGTGAATGCATCTGATGCTGGCAACCCCCAGCTAAAATCTTCCACCCTCATCAGACTCACCCTGGAAGATGAAAATGACAACACTCCAATGTTCAAGAAGTCTCACTTTGAATTTTACGTCTTAGAGGAACAAAAGAACCTGCCCATTGTTGGACGTCTGTTTGCAGAAGACCCAGACGCAGGTCCAAATGGACAGTTCTCTTTTGACTTTGCCTCTCCTAGATACCCTGAATTTATTTTAGACTATGATACCGGCTTGCTGAAGGCAGGAATGCTGGATAGGGAGCTAAAGACAGTGTATAACTTCAATGTGACCGTGACAGACAAGGGGAACCCCACTCGCTCTAGCATGGCTCTCGTGACTGTCCATGTATTGGATGCCAATGACAATATGCCGCGAATTATTTACCCTGATAACCATAACAACACAATCAAACTGATGTACACCACCCCCAAGGATTCGGTGATTGCCAGAGTGGAGGCTGATGACATCGACGAAGGCAACAATTCCGTTCTTTCCTTTTACATCCATAAAGTCGAACCCACAAAGCCTGACCTCTTCAAAATGAATGCAGAGACTGGAGAGTTGATGATCGCAAAGACCATGCATCTGTATGACTCGGACTCATACAGGCTAGTGCTGGGAGTGAAGAATGGTGTTTTCACCATGTTTGCTAACCTGAATGTGATCATCACGGTCAGCAACAACACGGTCCTAGGAGCCCAGTCCCCAGGGTCAGGAGAAAATAACATCGTGATCGTCATAGCTATTGTGGTGGTTACAGTCATTCTCTCCGTGGCCATCATTGCAGCCATTTGCATCGTGAAGTACGTGGACCGGCACCGCCAGCATCGGAAGGAATCCAAGGCAGAGGTGCGCGTGGATCTGAAGAACccggagaccctggtgatggccGGGACGCCCCAGTTCACAGACATCAAGAGGAACAAGAAGGAGGTGAGCTTCTCCCTGAGTGACGAGGACTCCATGAACATCTCCTCACTGACCAACATCACCTCATTCTCCTCCTACCTCAAGAACCCCCACTCTGCCTACTCCATGGACGGGAAACCTCTAGAg GGTCCCCAGGCTTGCAGTTCCATTCTGACCAATAGTAGCCATCACTCGGATTTTTCCAAGGACCATCTGACTGAGAAGAATCTGAACACCTTGTATCACCAGAAGACCCCCTCACCAACATGGCTGCAACAACTGCAGGAAAAG AACCGAAGAGACCAAGCATTGAGAAAGGCAGGTGATGACGACAGTGAAATGTCTGCGGAATCTGCTACCAGCGACAGTGGAAGAGGAGGGAGTGAGGAGGATATAAATAGCAACAGGGGAAATCCCATGAGTGATACAG AAGAAACAAGGCAGGCCTACAGCAACGAGTTTTCACCAGGGGATCAATCCCATAATTCCTCCAACAAGCACACCAACGTTTTACATTCCAATTACAGGAAACGGATATCCACCAATGAGAATTATCCTCGAAACATAAGTTTTAGTGATGACAGTGTGACTGCAAATACCACAGTAGATAGTGCTAAAAATAGACACGGACGCTCTAGTCAAGACAATCACAACCAGACATCGTTGTCTCGGATTCTGTGCATGTCGGCCGACAGAGGTTTGAGTTTTGTGAATGGCCGCACACATTTAGACACTCTGGATGAGGCCACTCACAGTACTTTTGGTCTCCGTTACTCATTACAAGACATTGACGACACGGTCAGTGAGAGCGTTATAACGCGAGACGATGACGGAAACTCCACAACCACATCCGGAAGTTACACCATCAATCCGGATGAACTCGTACACGAgattgataatttgtttttcaaatccGATGTTGTAGTCTAG